Proteins encoded within one genomic window of Psilocybe cubensis strain MGC-MH-2018 chromosome 2, whole genome shotgun sequence:
- a CDS encoding Heat shock 70 kDa protein 12B produces MASRSPYRGPRRKLVLAFDVGTTYSGISYSVLDPGQIPEIKGVTRFPAHEHISGASKIPTVIYYDRKGVVRAVGAEAMREGIFETAAEENWIKAEWFKLHLRSKVGAGKHVSGDIPPLPLNMGVVEVFADFLKYLFECASSYIQDTHANGVNLWASVSGHIDFVLSHPNGWEGTQQSEMRMAAVLAGLVPDTVSGHARLSFVTEGEASLHYAIHNGLPSGAMNNGDGVVIVDAGGGTIDISSYSKSSRGGKEVFEEIAAPQCHFHGSVFVTIHAKLFLENFLSDSPFADDVEHIVGCFDKTTKLRFRDAAEAQYIRFGSTRDNDANYNIRFGQLKLQGSDVALFFEPSVDCIVKAVLEQRKSAHKPISHVVLVGGFAASDWLFNKITEALTPSKLNIIRPENHVNKAVSDGAISFYLDHFVRTRVSKVTYGNFCHIPFDPTSPEHKLRSASTFMSVSGTKRISDSFDIILPKNTQVTEMKEFRKSYFRESEARSEFKAAVFAVWCYRGLVAEPRWKDVDTANYTKLCTIEIDLSNVPLSPRSKPNSAGVYYRLDYDIVLLFGLTELKAQVAWKEGNTEKRSAAKIVYDPDTTNDI; encoded by the exons ATGGCATCGCGCTCACCGTATCGTGGCCCTCGAAGAAAGTTGGTCCTTGCATTCGACGTTGGAACCACGTACAGCGGTATATCGTACAG TGTGCTTGATCCTGGGCAGATTCCAGAAATCAAGGGTGTTACGAG ATTCCCCGCACACGAACACATTAGTGGCGCTTCAAAGATACCTACAGTCATTTACTATGATCGTAAAGGTGTTGTTCGCGCTGTGGGGGCCGAAGCGATGCGAGAGGGTATCTTCGAAACAGCTGCTGAAGAAAATTGGATAAAAGCAGAGTG GTTCAAACTTCATCTACGCTCGAAAGTAGGAGCAGGAAAACATGTATCCGGCGACATCCCTCCTTTACCACTCAACATGGGTGTCGTCGAGGTCTTTGCTGACTTCCTCAAATacctgtttgaatgtgccTCGAGCTACATTCAGGACACGCACGCGAATGGGGTCAACCTTTGGGCTTCTGTATCTGGGCACATCGACTTTGTGCTTTCTCACCCCAATGGCTGGGAAGGAACACAGCAAAGCGAAATGAGGATGGCCGCTGTCCTTGCTGGTCTCGTCCCCGATACTGTAAGCGGCCATGCTCGCCTGTCATTCGTGACCGAGGGTGAAGCTAGTCTTCATTATGCTATTCATAATGGACTTCCTTCTGGTGCGATGAAT AACGGAGATGGCGTTGTGATTGTGGACGCAGGAGGGGGCACCATCGATATAAGCTCATACAGTAAGAGCTCGCGGGGCGGCAAGGAAgtatttgaagaaattgCTGCGCCACAAT GTCATTTTCATGGCTCTGTCTTCGTCACTATCCATGCGAAATTATTCCTagaga ACTTCCTCTCTGATTCTCCTTTCGCGGATGACGTTGAACATATCGTGGGCTGTTTCGACAAGACGACAAAATTACGTTTTAGAGACGCTGCGGAAGCCCAGTATATCAGGTTTGGATCCACACGGGATAATGATGCCAACTATAACATTCGATTTGGACAGCTCAAGCTTCAAGG TTCGGATGTGGCTTTGTTCTTCGAACCTTCAGTGGATTGTATCGTGAAGGCTGTTCTTGAGCAACGGAAATCAGCTCATAAGCCTATTTCG CACGTTGTCCTGGTCGGAGGTTTTGCTGCGAGTGACTGGCTATTCAACAAGATCACTGAAGCCTTGACACCTTCGAAACTTAACATTATACGTCCTGAGAACCATGT CAATAAAGCCGTCTCTGATGGGGCCATCTCATTCTACTTGGACCATTTTGTGCGTACTCGCGTGTCAAAGGTCACATACGGAAACTTTTGTCATATTCCGTTCGACCCTACTTCTCCCGAACATAAGCTTCGATCTGCATCTACCTTTATGTCTGTATCTGGGACCAAACGAATTAGCGATTCTTTTGATATTATTCTTCCCAAG AATACTCAAGTCACAGAAATGAAAGAGTTTAGGAAATCGTACTTCCGGGAATCAGAAGCAAGGAGCGAATTCAAAGCCGCCGTGTTTGCGGTATGGTGTTATCGAGGATTGGTTGCAGAACCCAGGTGGAAGGATGTAGACACCG CAAATTATACCAAGCTCTGCACCATTGAGATCGACCTCTCAAATGTACCTCTTAGTCCTCGATCCAAGCCAAACTCTGCAGGAGTTTATTATAGACTGGATTACGATATTGTACTGCTTTTTGGATTAACAGAGCTAAAGGCTCAGGTAGCTTGGAAAGAAGGG AATACGGAGAAGCG GAGCGCGGCGAAAATTGTTTACGATCCCGATACCACAAATGATATTTGA